A DNA window from Chthonomonas sp. contains the following coding sequences:
- a CDS encoding response regulator transcription factor produces MSEKVQVVVAEDEAAYRHAIQKTLGFMTECEILAVCKDGMDALEACLAESPDVLLTDINMPRMDGIELIRKVLKKDRSINVVVLTVNEDDDIVFEAFRAGALGYLLKSSTPQDVILAVRSAAKGEAVITPRIASKVIADFRRLKEDVDTDDTELFALSDRESEILDLVAEGLRNKEIADKLSIAEKTVKNHVSNILKALQVNSRTEAAMKAIKAKMADR; encoded by the coding sequence ATGTCCGAAAAAGTCCAGGTTGTTGTCGCGGAAGATGAAGCGGCCTATCGCCACGCCATCCAAAAGACGCTGGGCTTTATGACGGAATGCGAGATTCTTGCCGTGTGCAAGGACGGCATGGACGCGCTGGAAGCGTGCCTCGCCGAGTCGCCCGACGTACTTCTGACCGACATCAACATGCCGCGAATGGACGGCATCGAGCTCATTCGCAAGGTGCTGAAGAAGGATCGCAGCATCAATGTGGTGGTGCTGACGGTCAACGAGGACGACGATATCGTGTTCGAGGCGTTCCGCGCGGGCGCCCTGGGTTATCTGCTCAAGAGCAGCACGCCGCAGGATGTGATTCTCGCCGTGCGCTCCGCCGCCAAGGGCGAGGCGGTCATCACGCCGCGTATCGCCAGCAAGGTCATTGCCGACTTCCGCCGCCTAAAGGAAGATGTGGATACCGACGACACCGAGCTCTTTGCGCTTAGCGATCGCGAGTCCGAGATTCTCGATCTGGTCGCCGAGGGTCTGCGCAACAAGGAGATTGCCGACAAGCTGAGCATCGCCGAAAAGACCGTGAAAAACCACGTCAGCAACATCCTCAAGGCGCTGCAGGTGAACAGCCGCACCGAGGCGGCGATGAAGGCGATTAAGGCGAAAATGGCCGACCGATAA
- the selB gene encoding selenocysteine-specific translation elongation factor, producing MAGIIGTAGHVDHGKSALIKALTSIDPDRLPEEKARGMTIDLGFAFLNDAHGARVSMVDVPGHESLITNMLAGAMGVQVCLLCVAADDGIMAQTREHFALMELLPVERMVVAITKADLADAELLRQRRKEVQSLFSGTRFASSPIVTCSVVDGHGLEDVRRQLLSAHASLGEPRRGGAALWVDRAFAQKGRGNVVTGSLLRGELRVGEDLVAWPRNWRVKILELQVHGQTVASVEGPERVAILLSSKVTLEEMPRGTLLAEPQLGSAETELHAQVRWVSDEKPPRRVRVGLGTEDVLADLRMQGETAILKLDRPVGVIPGSPIILRRHSPMDLLGGGMLVPATATGNTVLSLIERAANGVTTEVICRKLGRTPQELGDEFERLKRAGTIVGLAGTWLAADHLQTLARACLSAMETFHTAHPALPGPKSEQVEIALTGKPRERLLALLAQQGHLRAQGNCWALTSFRMRLNERQGQLVERLVQGLAGHGFNPPNPYELGKELNIPLPTIEEGLRLGQTVGAIVQVAADVYLGQATVVASAQALREKFGTNGFCVGEARTVLNTSRRVAVPLLETLDRLGHTQRDGDQRRFL from the coding sequence ATGGCTGGCATCATCGGAACCGCCGGTCATGTGGACCACGGGAAGTCGGCGCTCATCAAGGCGCTGACTTCGATTGACCCGGATCGTCTGCCCGAAGAAAAAGCGCGTGGCATGACGATTGATCTCGGGTTTGCGTTTCTGAATGATGCCCACGGCGCCCGAGTCAGCATGGTTGACGTGCCCGGCCACGAATCGCTGATCACCAACATGCTGGCCGGGGCGATGGGCGTGCAGGTTTGCCTGCTCTGCGTGGCCGCCGACGACGGCATCATGGCGCAAACCCGCGAGCACTTTGCTCTCATGGAGTTGCTGCCCGTCGAGCGCATGGTGGTCGCGATTACCAAGGCGGATCTGGCCGATGCCGAGCTATTGCGGCAGCGCCGCAAAGAAGTTCAATCGCTGTTCAGCGGAACCCGATTTGCCAGCTCCCCGATTGTCACCTGCAGCGTGGTTGATGGTCACGGCCTGGAGGACGTGCGCCGGCAGTTGCTAAGCGCGCATGCCAGTCTAGGCGAGCCGCGCCGTGGCGGTGCGGCACTGTGGGTGGACCGCGCGTTCGCCCAAAAAGGTCGCGGCAACGTGGTGACCGGCAGTTTGCTGCGCGGAGAACTTCGCGTTGGCGAAGACCTGGTCGCGTGGCCGCGCAATTGGCGGGTCAAGATTTTGGAATTGCAGGTGCACGGCCAAACGGTTGCCAGCGTGGAGGGGCCGGAGCGGGTTGCGATATTGCTGAGCAGCAAGGTGACGCTGGAGGAAATGCCGCGAGGCACCCTGCTCGCCGAGCCGCAACTGGGTTCGGCGGAGACCGAACTCCACGCTCAAGTTCGCTGGGTGTCCGACGAAAAACCGCCGCGCCGCGTGCGCGTCGGACTCGGAACCGAGGATGTGCTCGCCGACCTGCGCATGCAAGGCGAAACCGCCATTCTTAAGCTCGACCGTCCGGTCGGAGTGATCCCCGGCTCGCCGATTATTCTGCGTCGCCACAGCCCGATGGACCTGCTCGGCGGCGGCATGCTCGTGCCCGCCACCGCGACTGGCAACACGGTTCTGAGCCTTATCGAGCGGGCCGCCAACGGCGTGACCACCGAGGTCATCTGCCGCAAGCTGGGTCGTACGCCGCAGGAACTTGGCGACGAGTTTGAGCGGCTCAAGCGCGCCGGGACGATCGTCGGTTTGGCCGGCACGTGGCTCGCGGCCGACCACCTGCAGACCCTTGCTCGCGCTTGCCTGAGCGCCATGGAAACCTTCCACACGGCGCACCCGGCGTTGCCCGGCCCCAAGAGCGAGCAGGTGGAGATTGCGCTGACCGGCAAGCCGCGCGAGCGCCTGTTGGCATTGCTGGCTCAACAGGGCCACTTGCGCGCGCAGGGCAACTGCTGGGCGCTCACCAGCTTTCGCATGCGCCTGAACGAGCGACAGGGCCAGCTTGTCGAGCGATTGGTGCAGGGCTTGGCCGGGCACGGATTCAATCCTCCCAACCCCTATGAGCTCGGCAAAGAGCTGAACATTCCGTTGCCGACCATCGAAGAGGGGCTTCGGCTTGGCCAAACCGTCGGCGCGATTGTCCAAGTGGCGGCGGACGTGTACTTGGGGCAGGCGACGGTGGTCGCCAGCGCCCAGGCGTTGCGCGAAAAATTTGGCACCAACGGTTTTTGCGTGGGCGAGGCGCGGACCGTGCTCAACACCAGTCGGCGCGTGGCGGTGCCGCTGCTGGAGACCCTTGATCGTCTGGGACACACCCAGCGCGACGGCGACCAGCGTCGTTTCTTATAG
- a CDS encoding PEP-CTERM sorting domain-containing protein (PEP-CTERM proteins occur, often in large numbers, in the proteomes of bacteria that also encode an exosortase, a predicted intramembrane cysteine proteinase. The presence of a PEP-CTERM domain at a protein's C-terminus predicts cleavage within the sorting domain, followed by covalent anchoring to some some component of the (usually Gram-negative) cell surface. Many PEP-CTERM proteins exhibit an unusual sequence composition that includes large numbers of potential glycosylation sites. Expression of one such protein has been shown restore the ability of a bacterium to form floc, a type of biofilm.), giving the protein MKVVSLFVVASAAASASASFDLLYVADRGNDMIHRFDGGSRAYLGSIGGGGMLNNPAGVYADASNGRLVVTAENGTFQFDLWNGALLNAVGFYAGGHITKAHGSYTFNTNFNVNYLGAVVPNVDGWYGAPSLPLSATYTATAFRNNVLATVHGGTNWREYSYTALFGAATLTRSVTLAAPATGQIAMSQTSNLHLAASGTTNQVISASTSSNFSSTFNIPNISVVKGVAFGHGDTFYTCGTVSAGNGLVQVMNTNIGYGLGTFGAGILSDPVAISTIIAPEPSSLFAMAAGALLLRRRRKSVH; this is encoded by the coding sequence GTGAAAGTTGTTTCTCTGTTCGTGGTCGCCAGCGCGGCGGCCAGTGCCTCGGCCTCGTTTGACCTCCTCTATGTGGCCGATCGCGGCAACGATATGATCCATCGGTTCGATGGCGGGAGCCGCGCATACCTAGGTTCAATCGGCGGGGGCGGCATGCTCAACAACCCGGCGGGAGTCTATGCCGATGCCAGCAACGGCAGGTTGGTCGTGACCGCGGAGAATGGCACGTTCCAGTTCGATTTGTGGAATGGCGCGTTGCTCAACGCAGTGGGCTTCTACGCGGGCGGTCACATCACCAAAGCACACGGCAGCTACACCTTTAACACGAATTTTAATGTGAACTACCTTGGCGCCGTGGTGCCTAATGTTGACGGTTGGTATGGAGCACCATCCCTGCCGCTGTCCGCCACTTACACGGCGACCGCATTTCGTAACAATGTCCTGGCAACGGTCCATGGCGGCACCAACTGGCGCGAATATAGCTACACCGCCCTGTTTGGCGCGGCAACCTTAACGCGCTCGGTTACGCTAGCAGCTCCCGCGACTGGCCAAATCGCCATGAGTCAGACGAGCAATCTCCACCTGGCGGCTTCGGGCACGACCAACCAAGTGATCTCCGCGTCGACCAGCAGCAACTTCTCGAGCACGTTCAACATACCAAATATCTCCGTCGTCAAAGGTGTGGCGTTTGGTCACGGCGACACCTTCTACACCTGCGGCACGGTATCCGCGGGCAATGGCCTGGTTCAGGTGATGAATACAAATATTGGCTACGGGCTCGGCACCTTTGGCGCTGGCATTCTCAGCGACCCGGTCGCGATCTCCACGATCATCGCGCCCGAACCGAGTTCGCTGTTTGCTATGGCCGCCGGAGCCTTACTGCTTCGCCGCCGCCGAAAGTCAGTACACTAA
- a CDS encoding TetR family transcriptional regulator, with protein sequence MAEPKTTTRTRILDGALELFATSGLLNTSVDQIARTVGVRKANIFYYFPTRDDLAVAALERVEAITLRQLSETEDPVALLFGDEVGVSHDMCCWLRIMAQTPFLTDGLQARAQESMVTVHKLLAPRLGADAAWGVLTAAMGLGSLPDNQSRLNARTWHISAQK encoded by the coding sequence GTGGCCGAACCCAAAACAACAACTCGAACGCGAATTTTGGACGGCGCTCTTGAACTCTTCGCGACGAGCGGCTTGCTCAACACCAGCGTGGATCAGATTGCGCGGACGGTCGGCGTCCGCAAGGCCAACATTTTCTACTATTTCCCGACTCGCGACGACCTTGCCGTGGCCGCTCTTGAGCGCGTGGAGGCGATTACGTTGCGGCAACTCAGCGAAACCGAGGACCCCGTGGCGCTCCTGTTTGGCGACGAGGTGGGCGTCTCGCACGACATGTGTTGTTGGCTGCGTATCATGGCGCAAACCCCGTTTTTGACCGACGGTCTGCAGGCGCGAGCGCAGGAAAGCATGGTCACGGTTCACAAGCTGCTGGCCCCCCGCCTGGGCGCGGACGCCGCGTGGGGTGTGCTCACGGCGGCCATGGGTCTGGGTTCGTTGCCGGATAATCAGAGTCGTCTGAACGCCCGAACCTGGCACATTTCGGCGCAAAAATAG
- a CDS encoding FliA/WhiG family RNA polymerase sigma factor, whose protein sequence is MALSQEQLQKSWVDFKVYKDPTSRADLINHYSYLVKITAGRLVTSLPGGLDREDLIGSGVIGLVKSVDQFDPTRDVKFETYAIALIRGAILEMLRDEDWVPRSIREKLKALDKAYLNLETQLGRSPSEREIAERMGISDVEVSELLVRMGRTNVYSLDDILGSPGGDDSVPFRDLLVDDKATPGHETEGREIRRILGDGIDRLPERERLVVALYYFEGLTFKEIGKVLGVSESRVYQLHTQAMNRLRTFMKDQTTVGA, encoded by the coding sequence ATGGCGTTATCGCAGGAACAATTGCAAAAGTCGTGGGTTGATTTTAAGGTCTATAAGGACCCCACATCCCGCGCCGACCTGATTAACCACTACAGCTATTTGGTGAAAATCACCGCGGGACGATTGGTCACCAGTTTGCCCGGCGGCCTAGATCGCGAAGATCTCATCGGAAGCGGCGTCATCGGCTTGGTCAAGAGCGTTGACCAATTTGACCCGACCCGCGATGTTAAGTTTGAAACCTACGCCATTGCCTTGATCCGCGGCGCAATTTTGGAAATGCTTCGCGATGAAGACTGGGTGCCGCGCAGCATCCGCGAGAAGCTGAAGGCTCTCGACAAGGCTTACCTGAACCTGGAAACCCAACTCGGCCGTTCGCCCAGCGAGCGCGAAATTGCCGAGCGCATGGGCATCAGCGATGTGGAAGTGAGCGAACTGCTCGTCCGCATGGGTCGCACCAACGTTTACAGCCTCGATGACATTTTGGGTTCGCCGGGCGGTGACGACAGCGTGCCGTTCCGCGATTTGCTGGTGGACGACAAAGCCACGCCGGGTCATGAGACCGAGGGTCGCGAAATCCGCCGCATTCTCGGCGACGGCATCGACCGTCTTCCCGAACGCGAGCGCCTTGTTGTGGCGCTCTATTACTTTGAGGGGCTCACTTTCAAGGAAATCGGCAAGGTGCTGGGCGTCAGCGAATCGCGCGTTTACCAGCTCCACACTCAGGCCATGAACCGCCTTCGCACGTTCATGAAGGACCAAACAACGGTCGGCGCTTAA
- a CDS encoding SurA N-terminal domain-containing protein, whose translation MSKFGQAKFGAVGIFVAGLTVGIGVIGLGGCGKGGGGAVASINGEAISTDEWHRYMEFKPQVNVIDNSGNQVAARVAETMGFQAFQDLMRNKLMLQLAKDEGVAPTDKDIEDEIKFRNKMDGNFIPNLNSQGLKLEEIKDQLRIELARERILTKGIEVKDIAVNRFIEKNPAAFIKPPTADMQWILVKTEEAKALVDRDLKGGQSFSKVSSQYSQHPGAKTNTRFSQNVITSMPGPVRAIAEKLNEAQTSDWLKLSDGFAKFYVEKKTAPEKVAIDDLMKESIRRRLAVERGMIAIDLDTRLLNKMKESKIEVKLETLEGRWKTALERLEEIEENRSTNKN comes from the coding sequence ATGAGCAAGTTTGGACAAGCAAAGTTTGGCGCGGTCGGCATTTTTGTCGCCGGATTGACGGTTGGGATCGGCGTGATTGGCCTCGGCGGCTGTGGCAAGGGTGGCGGCGGAGCCGTCGCCAGCATCAACGGCGAAGCAATCTCGACCGACGAATGGCACCGCTATATGGAGTTCAAGCCGCAAGTCAACGTCATTGACAACAGCGGCAACCAAGTCGCGGCTCGCGTTGCCGAAACCATGGGCTTCCAAGCCTTCCAAGACCTGATGCGTAACAAGCTGATGCTTCAGTTGGCCAAGGACGAAGGCGTCGCTCCGACCGACAAGGACATCGAAGACGAAATCAAGTTCCGCAACAAGATGGACGGCAACTTCATTCCGAACCTCAATTCGCAAGGCCTGAAGCTGGAAGAAATCAAGGACCAACTCCGCATCGAACTGGCTCGCGAACGCATTCTCACCAAGGGGATCGAAGTCAAGGACATCGCCGTCAACCGCTTTATCGAAAAGAACCCGGCTGCCTTTATCAAGCCGCCGACGGCCGACATGCAGTGGATTCTCGTGAAGACGGAAGAAGCCAAGGCTCTGGTGGACCGCGACCTCAAGGGTGGCCAAAGCTTCTCGAAGGTCTCTTCGCAATACTCCCAGCACCCGGGTGCTAAGACCAACACTCGCTTCTCACAGAATGTGATTACTTCGATGCCCGGCCCCGTGCGTGCCATCGCCGAAAAGCTCAACGAAGCTCAAACCAGCGACTGGCTGAAGCTTTCGGACGGCTTTGCCAAGTTCTATGTCGAAAAGAAGACCGCTCCGGAGAAGGTCGCCATTGACGATCTGATGAAGGAGAGTATCCGCCGCCGCCTGGCCGTGGAGCGCGGGATGATCGCCATTGACCTCGACACGCGCCTTCTCAACAAGATGAAGGAATCGAAGATTGAGGTCAAGCTCGAAACGCTCGAAGGTCGCTGGAAGACCGCACTTGAGCGACTCGAAGAAATCGAAGAAAACCGCTCGACCAACAAGAACTAA
- a CDS encoding PLP-dependent cysteine synthase family protein: protein MVQADIQRRFHGLSQMVGNTPLLAVHFRFRGEERTIYAKAEYLNLTGSIKDRMAYTILRKAYCEGAIAPGETIAEATSGNTGISFSALGRALGHPVVIFMPDWMSTERVKLIQSFGAEVVPISPAQGGFLGSIRATEDLRTQRGDVFLPCQFSNCVNCEAHEQTTGPEILEQLRLIGKKPNAFVAGVGTGGTIMGVGRFLREKVPGVQIHPMEPAESPTLCTGHKIGKHRIQGISDEFIPEIVKLEQLDSIVDVNDGDAIIMAQQLATRMGLAVGISSGANFLAALKIQNEMGGNAVVTTIFCDDNKKYLSTDLLRTEPVAEGYLAPEVELIGWEAIRRVACGGSV from the coding sequence GTGGTTCAGGCGGATATTCAGCGACGATTTCATGGCCTTTCGCAGATGGTGGGCAACACGCCGTTGCTCGCCGTGCACTTCCGATTTCGCGGCGAAGAGCGGACCATCTACGCCAAGGCCGAATATCTGAACCTGACCGGCAGCATCAAAGACCGGATGGCTTACACCATCCTGCGCAAGGCGTACTGCGAGGGCGCGATCGCGCCCGGCGAAACAATCGCCGAGGCGACCTCGGGCAACACCGGAATCTCATTCTCGGCGCTCGGGCGGGCGCTCGGCCACCCCGTGGTGATCTTTATGCCGGATTGGATGTCCACCGAGCGGGTGAAGCTCATTCAGAGTTTTGGCGCTGAGGTGGTGCCGATCAGCCCGGCCCAGGGCGGATTTTTGGGGAGCATCCGCGCCACCGAAGACCTGCGCACCCAGCGCGGCGACGTCTTTTTACCGTGCCAGTTTAGCAACTGCGTGAACTGCGAGGCCCACGAACAAACGACGGGCCCCGAGATTTTGGAGCAGCTCCGCCTCATCGGCAAAAAGCCAAACGCGTTTGTCGCGGGGGTGGGCACCGGCGGCACCATCATGGGCGTCGGGCGATTCCTGCGGGAGAAGGTGCCGGGCGTACAGATTCACCCGATGGAGCCGGCCGAATCGCCGACGCTTTGCACCGGCCACAAAATCGGCAAGCACCGCATCCAGGGCATTTCTGACGAGTTCATTCCCGAGATCGTCAAGCTCGAACAGCTCGATAGCATCGTGGATGTCAATGACGGCGACGCGATTATCATGGCCCAGCAACTGGCCACGCGCATGGGATTGGCGGTCGGAATCAGTAGCGGCGCCAACTTCCTGGCCGCGCTGAAAATTCAAAACGAAATGGGCGGCAACGCCGTCGTCACGACCATTTTCTGCGACGACAACAAAAAGTACTTGAGCACCGATCTGCTCCGCACGGAACCCGTCGCCGAGGGTTATCTCGCGCCGGAAGTCGAGCTGATTGGTTGGGAAGCGATCCGCCGCGTAGCCTGTGGCGGGAGCGTGTAA
- a CDS encoding ABC transporter ATP-binding protein, with product MAVLEVENLSLAIGGMPILRGVSFQVEAGQTLGVVGESGCGKSMTAKAIIGMAPPGSAVSGSIRLAGQELVSSPEKSWQQIRGKQIAMVMQDPFTSLNPVLNVGSQIAEVFELHQNSTRRQAWTQAVDMLDRVGIPDPAASARKFPHQMSGGQRQRVVIAIGFACRPQVLLADEPTTALDVTLQAQVLRLLKDLQTECGTAVLLISHDIGVIAETSDELAVFYAGQVVEQGPPTMLRAPQHPYTQALLGAVPQPGRDRLASISGQPPRFDALPPGCAFAPRCPYKVPECDQPQPLRQLAEGIAVRCLRINGAPMASSPLEK from the coding sequence ATGGCCGTGTTGGAAGTCGAAAACCTGAGTCTCGCGATTGGCGGAATGCCGATTTTGCGGGGCGTTAGTTTCCAGGTGGAAGCCGGTCAAACACTCGGCGTGGTGGGCGAATCGGGGTGCGGTAAAAGCATGACGGCCAAGGCGATTATCGGCATGGCGCCCCCTGGGTCGGCGGTCTCGGGCAGCATTCGCTTGGCCGGTCAAGAACTGGTCAGTTCGCCCGAGAAATCCTGGCAGCAGATTCGCGGCAAGCAGATTGCGATGGTGATGCAGGATCCCTTCACCAGCCTCAATCCGGTGCTCAACGTTGGCTCGCAGATCGCCGAGGTGTTTGAGCTGCACCAAAATTCCACGCGCCGCCAAGCCTGGACGCAAGCCGTGGACATGCTCGACCGCGTGGGCATTCCCGATCCGGCGGCCAGTGCGCGCAAGTTTCCGCACCAAATGAGCGGCGGCCAGCGCCAGCGCGTGGTCATCGCCATTGGGTTTGCCTGTCGCCCGCAGGTGTTGCTGGCCGACGAGCCGACCACCGCACTGGACGTGACCCTGCAAGCTCAGGTGCTGAGATTGCTGAAGGACTTGCAAACCGAGTGCGGCACGGCGGTACTGCTAATCTCGCACGACATCGGCGTGATCGCCGAGACGAGCGACGAACTCGCCGTGTTTTATGCCGGCCAGGTGGTGGAGCAAGGTCCGCCGACCATGCTGCGCGCGCCGCAACACCCCTACACGCAGGCTCTGCTCGGCGCGGTTCCGCAGCCCGGGCGCGACCGCTTGGCCAGCATTTCAGGGCAGCCACCGCGATTTGATGCGTTGCCGCCGGGGTGTGCCTTTGCGCCGCGCTGCCCTTACAAGGTGCCGGAATGCGATCAGCCGCAGCCTTTGCGGCAGCTTGCCGAGGGCATCGCCGTCCGCTGTTTGCGAATCAATGGCGCGCCAATGGCGTCATCACCATTGGAGAAGTGA
- a CDS encoding YciI family protein → MAHYVLLYEFVDDFLARRGACRQEHLDQIWAAVERGEILLAGALEEPADSAILVFVGDGPEAAEEFAREDVYTRDGLITKWSVRKWNTVAGELASNITR, encoded by the coding sequence GTGGCCCACTACGTGTTGCTGTACGAATTCGTGGACGACTTCCTGGCGCGGCGCGGAGCCTGCCGCCAGGAGCACCTCGACCAGATTTGGGCGGCCGTCGAGCGCGGCGAGATTTTGCTTGCCGGAGCCCTGGAGGAACCCGCCGATTCGGCCATTCTCGTGTTCGTCGGCGATGGCCCCGAGGCCGCGGAGGAATTCGCTCGCGAGGACGTGTACACCCGCGATGGACTCATCACCAAGTGGTCGGTCCGCAAGTGGAACACCGTCGCGGGAGAACTCGCGAGCAACATCACCCGGTAG
- a CDS encoding isoaspartyl peptidase/L-asparaginase, with the protein MQTTFVASWREPGEATIREAWRQFSAGADMLTAMAEGLAVAELDPNLIAIGRGSVPNTDGDIELDASIMDGQTLNSGAVCAVRGICPVIRVAKQVMDLTPCVMLAGDQARRFALENGAEPVVTHSEDSIRRHQLWAAAENKEAHYVHVMSDPTSQIHGDTVTILGLNQGHVAAASSTSGLPFKRPGRVGDSPIIGAGIYADDELGAAGATGNGEELWRAVASFRTLEHMRGGMSPTQACEATIKFMARRRPVTLEQPCVVFAMSPEGEVGAATTHSPFPMWVCRDGAIELTEIPPIA; encoded by the coding sequence ATGCAGACTACTTTTGTTGCCAGTTGGCGAGAACCCGGCGAGGCGACCATTCGCGAGGCGTGGCGACAGTTCTCGGCGGGGGCCGACATGCTCACGGCCATGGCCGAGGGGCTGGCCGTCGCGGAGTTGGATCCCAACCTTATCGCGATTGGCCGCGGTTCGGTGCCCAACACCGACGGCGACATTGAGCTGGACGCCAGCATCATGGATGGCCAGACCCTCAATTCGGGCGCGGTGTGCGCCGTTCGAGGCATCTGCCCGGTTATCCGGGTGGCCAAGCAGGTGATGGACCTCACCCCCTGCGTGATGCTCGCCGGCGATCAAGCGCGCCGCTTTGCGCTCGAAAACGGAGCCGAGCCCGTGGTGACGCACAGCGAGGATTCCATTCGGCGGCACCAACTTTGGGCGGCCGCCGAGAACAAAGAAGCGCATTACGTGCACGTGATGAGCGACCCCACGTCGCAGATTCACGGCGACACGGTGACGATTTTGGGTCTGAACCAGGGCCATGTGGCGGCGGCCTCCAGCACCAGTGGCTTGCCGTTTAAGCGTCCGGGGCGCGTGGGTGACTCGCCGATCATTGGCGCGGGCATCTACGCTGACGACGAGTTGGGTGCGGCCGGCGCGACGGGCAACGGGGAGGAACTCTGGCGAGCGGTGGCCTCGTTCCGGACTCTGGAGCACATGCGCGGCGGGATGAGCCCCACCCAGGCTTGCGAAGCCACGATCAAGTTTATGGCGCGGCGACGGCCCGTCACGCTGGAGCAGCCGTGTGTGGTGTTCGCGATGAGCCCCGAGGGCGAAGTCGGCGCGGCGACCACGCACAGCCCGTTTCCGATGTGGGTGTGCCGCGACGGCGCGATTGAACTCACCGAGATTCCGCCCATCGCCTGA